The following proteins come from a genomic window of Eretmochelys imbricata isolate rEreImb1 chromosome 11, rEreImb1.hap1, whole genome shotgun sequence:
- the WIPF1 gene encoding WAS/WASL-interacting protein family member 1, translated as MPVPPPPAPPPPPTLALANTEKPSLNRSEQAGRNALLSDISKGKKLKKAVTNDRSAPILDKPKGSGGGGSGGGSGGGGGGGGGGYGGGGPPGLGGLFQSGMPKLRSAANRDTDSGGNRPPMLPPGGRTTSAKPFSLPSAAGRFPGPSLGQRSTAPEPQRNRMPPPRPDFGSKPDTGPPPVPNTPRPIPSGLHNRVSPPVPGVNRQTNAGPIPPSFPGNRNTGFGGSIRQSTASSSPSFSNRPPLPPAPGKSTDDKPPPPPPPTGNRAPINREPSFPPPPPQNNKPPIASTPRPSTVSQAPPLPPGRPGPPPVPPISSGNDDMPRLPQRNLSLGSLAPPSLPGTGRSVPLPPPPNERPPPPVRDPPSRSGPLPPPPPVNRNGSISRALPATPQLPSRAGLENQRGGPRPPLPPDRPGSGAPPPPPPAPSSAIRNGFQDSSFEDEWESRFSFHPISDLPPPEPYVPMNKSYPSKLARNESRDGSGRRERGVPPLPPIPR; from the exons GCAAATACCGAAAAGCCTTCCTTAAACAGGTCTGAACAAGCAGGGCGAAATGCTCTCTTATCTGATATTAGCAAAGGAAAAAAGCTAAAGAAGGCTGTTACTAATGATAGAAGTGCCCCTATCCTAGATA AACCCAAAGGATCTGGTGGCGGCGGCAGTGGTGGAGGAAGtggcggaggaggaggtggtggcggTGGTGGCTATGGCGGAGGTGGACCACCTGGCTTAGGAGGCCTGTTTCAGTCAGGAATGCCAAAGCTCAGATCTGCAGCAAATCGAGATACAG ATTCTGGAGGAAACAGACCTCCCATGCTGCCACCAGGAGGAAGAACAACATCTGCCAAGCCTTTTTCACTTCCAAGTGCCGCTGGGAGATTTCCAGGGCCTTCTTTGGGGCAAAGAAGTACCGCTCCCGAACCACAGAGAAACCGAATGCCACCTCCGAGACCTGATTTTGGTTCCAAACCAGATACAGGACCTCCTCCAGTGCCAAATACTCCAAGACCCATTCCATCAGGTTTACACAACAGAGTATCCCCTCCTGTGCCAGGAGTAAACAGGCAAACCAACGCAGGGCCTATCCCTCCATCTTTCCCAGGAAACAGAAATACAGGATTCGGAGGATCTATTCGCCAGTCGACTGCAAGTTCCTCGCCTTCTTTCTCTAACAgacctccccttcctcctgcgCCTGGCAAGTCAACAGATGACAAGCCGCCGCCGCCACCACCTCCAACAGGAAACAGGGCACCCATCAACCGGGAACCTTCCTTTCCACCTCCACCGCCTCAAAACAATAAACCTCCCATTGCTTCCACGCCTCGGCCATCCACTGTCTCACAGGCTCCACCCCTGCCTCCAGGCAGGCCAGGCCCACCTCCAGTTCCACCCATTTCCAGTGGAAATGATGACATGCCACGGCTTCCACAAAGGAATCTGTCTCTAGGTTCTCTTGCACCTCCCAGCTTGCCTGGGACAGGTCGATctgtccctcttcctccccctccaaaTGAGCGGCCTCCTCCTCCAGTAAGAGATCCACCTAGCAGATCAG GACcccttccacctcctcctcctgtaaACAGAAATGGCAGCATTTCACGGGCATTGCCTGCTACTCCACAGCTGCCTTCCAGGGCAGGAttagaaaaccagagaggtggaCCAAGGCCTCCACTTCCTCCTGACAGACCTGGTTCCggagctcctcccccaccacctcctgcaccatCATCAGCAATCAGAAATGGCTTCCAGGACTCGTCATTTGAAG ATGAGTGGGAAAGCAGATTTTCCTTCCATCCGATATCTGACCTGCCACCTCCAGAGCCATATGTACCAATGAACAAAAGTTACCCCAGTAAACTAGCAAGGAATGAAAGCAGAG ATGGCTCTGGCCGAAGAGAAAGAGGTGTCCCACCGCTCCCGCCTATACCTAGGTGA